In Paenibacillus sp. FSL R7-0345, a single window of DNA contains:
- a CDS encoding DMT family transporter, whose protein sequence is MITGIILALIAGALVGLQNIFNSKVNEHTGSWSTTTLVLGMGFIASLIMGLITQGTGMFTLQHMQSWYWFSGVIGVGVVICLVQATKLLGATFAISIVLTSQLGFALLWDSLGWMGLEKVPFSFNQLIGVLVIVGGILVFKLGGRGEKGGQATAAADKKRQTVLGTK, encoded by the coding sequence ATGATAACGGGTATTATATTGGCATTAATCGCCGGGGCGCTTGTGGGTCTGCAGAATATCTTTAACAGTAAAGTCAATGAGCATACCGGCTCCTGGTCGACAACGACGCTTGTGCTCGGCATGGGCTTTATCGCGTCACTTATTATGGGGCTGATTACTCAAGGGACGGGGATGTTTACGCTCCAGCATATGCAGTCATGGTACTGGTTCAGCGGAGTAATCGGCGTTGGCGTGGTAATCTGTCTGGTGCAGGCCACGAAGCTGCTGGGAGCGACGTTTGCGATTTCAATCGTACTGACCTCGCAGCTGGGATTCGCGCTTCTGTGGGATTCACTCGGCTGGATGGGATTGGAAAAGGTTCCGTTTAGTTTCAACCAGCTAATCGGCGTGCTGGTCATCGTTGGCGGGATTCTCGTCTTTAAGCTTGGCGGAAGAGGAGAGAAGGGCGGGCAGGCAACTGCTGCGGCGGACAAAAAACGCCAGACTGTGCTGGGTACGAAATAA
- a CDS encoding GTP-binding protein codes for MANDQSYTIGHVSRICGVSVQTLRYYDNVGLLSPGRCRAIEVNNTIGGVQPVLMTKNITIGLLAHVDAGKTTFAEQLLYHTEAIRSRGRVDHKDTFLDTHEIEKARGITVFADQAEFSYGDSRYFLLDTPGHVDFSPEMERVLQILDYAVVIVSAVEGVEGHTETVWQLLRSYEIPTFFFINKIDRTGADPQRVLSEIRELLSSDAVMLPELAAGGVDDELCSFLAERDEALFEAYLGGSLDGPAWVDALIRLVRQGKVFPCMAGSALLDEGIGSFLENLDTLAVTDYDHRLPFAGRVYKIRYDEKGTRITYIKALQGVLKAREELAYGPEEKRISERITGIRRVNGAKTAAADWGAAGELFAVTGLTAAGPGEGVGELRDIVGSGLVPALKSKVSFEPPVHLKEVLQAFQQLGAEDPSLNVSWDETLQELQIQVMGQIQLEVLVQVLRERFRIPVTFGDPEILYMETISNIVYGCGHFEPLGHYAEVHLKLEPGERGSGVMVHNKCHPDHLAVGYQNQIVQVLLEKGHHGLLTGSPLTDVQITLLSGRAHNKHTSGGDFREAALRALRQGLEQAENVLLEPFYDFKIRIHADDIGKVMSDIQQASGSFAAPEINGETAVLTGTVPVATFMNYPVRLASMTQGKGALSLRAGGYQTCHQSGQIISMKQYDKNADPAYQSASIFCAKGQAYPVPWDEAAGHMHVKLEH; via the coding sequence ATGGCTAATGATCAATCTTATACAATCGGGCATGTGTCACGGATATGCGGGGTTTCCGTCCAGACCTTGCGGTATTATGACAACGTCGGGCTGCTAAGTCCGGGCCGATGCAGGGCGATTGAAGTGAACAATACTATCGGAGGTGTACAGCCAGTACTAATGACAAAGAATATAACAATCGGTCTGCTAGCTCACGTCGATGCCGGGAAGACCACTTTCGCCGAGCAGCTGCTCTACCATACGGAAGCGATCCGCAGCCGGGGCAGAGTAGACCATAAGGATACTTTTCTGGATACCCATGAGATTGAAAAAGCGCGCGGGATCACCGTATTCGCCGATCAGGCAGAATTTAGCTACGGGGATTCACGTTATTTTCTGCTGGATACTCCCGGCCACGTCGACTTTTCGCCGGAGATGGAGCGGGTGCTGCAAATTCTTGATTATGCAGTTGTGATTGTAAGTGCCGTAGAAGGAGTAGAGGGGCATACGGAGACGGTCTGGCAGCTGCTGCGATCATACGAGATTCCAACCTTCTTTTTTATCAATAAAATAGACCGGACCGGCGCTGATCCGCAGCGTGTTCTAAGTGAGATCCGCGAGCTGCTCAGCAGCGATGCCGTTATGCTGCCGGAGCTTGCAGCTGGCGGTGTGGACGATGAGCTGTGTTCTTTTTTGGCGGAACGGGATGAAGCGCTGTTTGAGGCTTATCTGGGCGGAAGCTTGGACGGGCCTGCGTGGGTGGATGCACTGATTAGGCTGGTCCGGCAGGGGAAAGTCTTTCCTTGTATGGCAGGCTCAGCTCTGCTTGATGAAGGGATCGGCAGCTTCCTGGAAAATCTGGATACACTCGCGGTAACGGACTATGATCACCGGCTGCCTTTTGCCGGAAGGGTCTACAAGATCCGCTATGATGAAAAGGGTACAAGGATTACTTATATTAAAGCGCTGCAGGGTGTGCTGAAAGCACGGGAAGAATTGGCGTACGGTCCGGAGGAAAAACGCATCTCAGAACGGATTACCGGCATCCGCCGGGTGAACGGGGCAAAGACGGCAGCAGCTGACTGGGGTGCGGCGGGTGAATTGTTTGCCGTCACCGGCCTGACAGCTGCCGGCCCGGGCGAAGGCGTCGGAGAGCTAAGGGATATCGTGGGCAGCGGGCTTGTCCCCGCACTTAAATCCAAAGTCAGCTTTGAACCGCCGGTACATTTGAAAGAAGTGCTGCAGGCGTTTCAGCAGTTGGGCGCAGAAGATCCGTCGCTGAATGTAAGCTGGGATGAAACGCTCCAGGAGCTCCAGATTCAGGTGATGGGGCAGATCCAGCTGGAGGTGCTGGTGCAGGTGCTGCGTGAGCGGTTCCGTATTCCGGTGACTTTTGGTGACCCGGAGATTTTGTATATGGAGACGATTAGTAACATAGTCTATGGCTGCGGGCATTTTGAGCCGCTCGGCCACTATGCCGAGGTACACTTGAAGCTTGAACCGGGTGAACGGGGCAGCGGCGTAATGGTACATAATAAGTGTCACCCGGATCATCTGGCTGTGGGCTACCAGAATCAGATTGTTCAGGTGCTGCTGGAAAAAGGGCATCACGGCCTGCTGACAGGTTCACCATTGACCGATGTGCAGATTACGCTGTTAAGCGGTAGAGCTCATAACAAGCATACGTCGGGCGGAGATTTCCGGGAGGCTGCCCTGCGCGCATTGCGTCAGGGTCTGGAGCAGGCGGAGAATGTGCTGCTTGAGCCGTTTTATGATTTCAAAATCAGAATTCATGCCGACGATATTGGTAAGGTAATGTCGGATATCCAGCAGGCGAGCGGCAGCTTTGCTGCACCGGAAATAAATGGGGAAACAGCGGTACTTACCGGAACAGTGCCGGTTGCCACCTTCATGAATTATCCGGTGAGGCTGGCGTCCATGACACAAGGCAAAGGAGCCTTGTCCCTGCGGGCCGGCGGATATCAAACCTGTCACCAGTCCGGACAGATCATCAGCATGAAGCAGTATGATAAAAATGCCGATCCGGCCTACCAGTCGGCTTCGATTTTTTGTGCAAAAGGGCAGGCGTATCCGGTTCCCTGGGACGAGGCGGCCGGGCATATGCATGTCAAGCTGGAGCACTGA
- a CDS encoding NUDIX domain-containing protein: MSATTIDKIALIHIVDGRVLGARSHGKDTYYFPGGKREAGETDNETLIREIEEELTVQIIPESIAQFGTFAAEAHGKEAGVQVQMTCLTADYKGTLAPAAEIAELAWLTFADRERVSAVSRLIFDRLYEMKLLD, translated from the coding sequence ATGTCAGCAACAACGATAGACAAGATTGCCTTGATTCACATTGTAGACGGGAGGGTGCTGGGGGCACGTTCTCACGGTAAGGACACTTATTATTTTCCGGGAGGCAAACGGGAAGCGGGCGAGACGGACAACGAAACGCTAATCCGTGAGATTGAAGAGGAACTAACGGTACAGATTATACCGGAGAGCATCGCACAGTTTGGCACATTTGCGGCTGAGGCACACGGCAAAGAAGCTGGTGTGCAGGTGCAGATGACTTGCCTGACTGCTGATTATAAAGGTACTCTTGCGCCGGCTGCGGAAATTGCTGAGCTGGCCTGGCTTACCTTTGCAGACAGAGAGCGGGTGTCGGCGGTCAGCAGGCTGATTTTTGACCGGCTGTATGAGATGAAGCTGTTAGACTAA
- a CDS encoding DMT family transporter — protein MKGIIFAFIGGACITLQGVANARISQDIGTWQAATITQLTGFIMALAILLFVRDGKKQGFKKVNPLYLTGGALAAFIIFSEVTAIQHVGVTLTISALLIAQLFMTFMIDSNGWFGVVKQKMRLPQFIGIGMMIAGVLILKL, from the coding sequence ATGAAGGGGATTATTTTTGCCTTTATAGGCGGGGCATGTATTACGCTGCAGGGGGTCGCCAACGCAAGGATCAGCCAGGACATTGGCACATGGCAGGCAGCAACTATAACACAATTAACCGGTTTTATTATGGCTTTGGCTATTCTGCTTTTTGTACGCGACGGGAAGAAGCAGGGCTTCAAAAAAGTAAATCCGCTCTACCTGACCGGAGGCGCACTGGCTGCGTTCATTATTTTCAGTGAGGTAACGGCTATTCAGCATGTCGGGGTTACGCTGACTATATCCGCACTGCTGATTGCCCAGCTGTTCATGACTTTTATGATCGACAGCAACGGCTGGTTCGGGGTAGTGAAGCAAAAAATGCGCCTCCCGCAGTTTATCGGCATCGGAATGATGATTGCCGGCGTGCTGATTCTTAAACTTTAA